Proteins encoded in a region of the Hypanus sabinus isolate sHypSab1 chromosome 12, sHypSab1.hap1, whole genome shotgun sequence genome:
- the LOC132403238 gene encoding zinc finger protein 229-like has protein sequence MSFICSDCGKGFTRSHQLKVHQQVHTGERLFTCPDCGKVFTQLSELSIHQRVHTGERPFTCSDCGKEFSQSYQLNVHQRVHTGERPFTCSDCGKGFTLSSQLMVHQRVHTGERPFTCSVCGKGFAQSSSLQTHQSVHTGEKPFKCSDCEKIFTRSSDLLAHQSVHTGEMPFICLVCGKGFTQSSQLQRHQRVHTGERPFTCSVCGKGFTQSSNLQRHQSVHTGERPFTCSDCGKGFPRSFQLKVHQRIHTGERPFTCSDCGKGFAQSSELKVHQRVHTGERPFICSDCGKGFTHSSNLQTHQRVHTGERPFTCFDCGKGFSRSFQLLAHQRVHTGEKPFTCFDCGKGFSQSSQLKVHQRVHTGERPFICSDCGKGFIVSSQLMVHQRVHTGERPFTCSDCGKGFTTSSQLKEHQRVHTGERPFTCSDCGKGFTQSSHLQAHQRVHTG, from the coding sequence ATgtcattcatctgctcagattgtgggaagggatttactcggtcacatcaactgaaagtacatcagcaagttcacactggggagaggctgttcacctgcccaGACTGTGGGAAAGTATTTACTCAGTTATCTGAGCTGAgcatacatcagcgagttcacactggggagagaccattcacctgctcagactgtgggaaggaattctcTCAGTCATATCAACTGAatgtacaccagcgagttcacactggggagaggccgttcacctgctcagattgtgggaaaggatttactctGTCCTCTCAACTGATGgtccatcagcgagttcatactggggagaggccattcacctgttcggtgtgtgggaagggatttgctcagtcatccagcctacagacacaccagtctgttcacactggggagaagccattcaaatGCTCAGACTGTGAAAAAATAtttactcggtcatctgacctattggcacaccagtcagttcacactggggagatgccattcatctgcttagtctgtgggaagggattcactcagtcatctcaactacagagacaccagcgagttcacacaggtgagaggccgttcacgtGTTcggtgtgtgggaagggattcactcagtcatccaacctacagagacaccagtcagttcacactggggagagaccgtttacctgttcagactgtgggaaaggatttccACGCTCATTTCAACTGAAAGTACACCAGCgcattcacactggggagaggccattcacctgctcagactgtgggaagggattcgctcagtcatctgaactgaaggtacatcagcgagttcacacgggagagaggccattcatctgctcagactgtgggaagggattcactcactcatccaacctacagacacaccagcgagttcacactggggagaggccgttcacctgcttcgactgtgggaagggattctctcggtcatttcaactactggcacaccagcgagttcacactggggagaagccattcacctgcttcgattgtgggaagggattctctcagtcatctcaactgaaggtacatcagcgagttcacactggagaaaggccattcatctgctcagactgtgggaagggattcattgtcTCATCTCAACTGATGGTCCATCaacgtgttcacactggggagaggccattcacctgttcagactgtgggaagggattcactacctcatcccaactgaaggaacatcagcgagttcacactggtgagaggccattcacctgctcagactgtgggaagggattcactcaatcatcccatCTGcaggcacaccagcgagttcacactgggtga